A segment of the Acidobacteriota bacterium genome:
TTCCAGCAACTGGGGTGGCGACTATTGGCTTCCCCGAGGCCAAGTAGAGATAGAGCTTAATCGGGTCCATCGAGGCAGTCTCCTCGCTTATTTCATGGGGCATTATCAGGAGGTTGCTTGCCTCGATGTAGTTAGCTATTTCCCGGTAGCTTCTTGGTCCTAAGAGGTGGATGTTATCTATTCCGGCAAGCTCTTTCTTTGTTTTAGGATAGAGCTCACCGATAAAGACGAAGTGCATCTTGGGAAGGAGATGAGCAATCTCCCGGATGAGAGGAAAATCAAGCCGTCTTAACAGGTTTCCTGTATAGAGGATGCGAGGGAGAGGGATAGAGGCGATGTCTTCAGGTTCCTTAAGGGGTTTCTCCGAAAACAATGAGGGGTCAAAGCCGTTTGGAAGGTGATGGATGTTATCGTTCAGATGGGAAAAGCGAGAGGAAAGTTCCTTAGAGACGGTGAAGACGATATCTGAGCGGGAGATCGCTTTGGCATACCTCTCATCCACCTGGCGATAGAGGGAGGAGCCTGGTTGATAGTATACCCTGTGGTCATCCACTATATCGGAGATGATAAGGGAAGCTTTTTCCCCAAATTGATCGAGAAGGAGCAAGGAGAACTCGTTCGGGGGGTATAGCAGGAGGACGAGGTTTTCTACCGGTCCCAATTTTTCTAGCCGTTTTTTGACTTGAGAGGTGAGAAACTCCTCCCTCTCTTTCGGAGAGAGCCCGCGAGGGACGAGGGGGGTATAGAGGTAGATGCCGCTTTCGTTCTTGAAGCCAACGAATCTTTTCTTGGTGATTTCTAAATTATCATCGTAGCAGGGGTTCTTTTCCTTTTTCTCGAGTTCCTCCTCGCTGATCGGAGGCTCAAGGTGAAGCACTCCCGAAACCTCGGGACGGCGCGCTATCTCTCGGGTGAGCATCTCGTTTCTTCTTCCGTAGAGCCCCCAATCGTTTTGGTACCAGGAGATGAGGAAGGTTAGTTTCCCCTTCATCTTTCTTTCTCCGCCACTATTAGATGGGAGAAGTCATCCCCTCCCTCTTCGGCAGGAAGGACGATCTTCTCCCAAAGCGTCATCTTCTTTTCGGTTTCCTCTTTCCCTTCATTGAGGAAAAGATACTGGTAGAGCAGTTGATTTGCTCGGCTGAAGCAGTGGCTGGTTTTTATCGGCTTCAATCCCCCGTTTTTTAGCAACCTTATCAGAGCAGAGAGGGTGTACCCTGGACGTTTATGGTTCCAGCTTCTGTGGAGCTTCTCCGTTTCGGAAGGGGTGAGGTCTCCGAAAGTTTCTCCTTCCTTGGGGGTGGTTATTATTATCTTCCCTCCCGGTTTTACCACCCTGCTGGTTTCGATTATCGTTTTCTCGTCGTCTTCTATATGCTCGAGTACATCGAGGAGCAGGACGCCGTCGAAGGAGTTATCGGGGAAGGGGAGATGTTCTCCGCTTCCCAGGATTGCGGGGAGACCCCGCCCCCCCTTAATGCGGATGGGGTCGGTGTCGAGGAGTATAGTCCTTATCCCCAGCTGAGAGAGCTTCTTAGCAAGAAGTCCCTCCCCTCCACCGAGATCAAGGAGAAGGCTTCCCTTAGGGA
Coding sequences within it:
- a CDS encoding methyltransferase domain-containing protein; translation: LNQYGEDNGRILEVGCGDGRILSAIPENFIKVGADFALPMLLKAKGKGDLLVNFDGENLPFKDKSFDIVLAVSLFIHLVSDEGFRKMATEIERIARGRIILCEPVPDKLERPAPHVVMRPLSSYLTAFANSRLIDIDSFPGPSGERYQAMIFAPLTKEKRRESPSVHPGALFRAQYLLPLIKDLFPKGSLLLDLGGGEGLLAKKLSQLGIRTILLDTDPIRIKGGRGLPAILGSGEHLPFPDNSFDGVLLLDVLEHIEDDEKTIIETSRVVKPGGKIIITTPKEGETFGDLTPSETEKLHRSWNHKRPGYTLSALIRLLKNGGLKPIKTSHCFSRANQLLYQYLFLNEGKEETEKKMTLWEKIVLPAEEGGDDFSHLIVAEKER